Genomic segment of Geminocystis herdmanii PCC 6308:
GTCGTCTCTCGCATCATGTTACTAATAAAAATCAACTAGCCTTTGATTTAGGATTAGTACTTACCTTTAATTGTTTATTGTTAAGATGTGGCTTTTTCGATTAAGGAATGGATTTCTTGGAGTAGCCGTTGTCGATCGTACGCACCTTTTTTGATAATATCTTGGGCATAATGATTTAAGTTTTGTCGTTCTTGTTCACTCAAGTCTTTTGCTGTAATAATAATCACGGGAATTTTTGCCCATTCAAGATTTTGTCTTAAAAGATTGACAAATTGAAAACCATCTATTTTAGGCATCATTAAATCAAGGAGAATTAATTGAGGCGCATGGATTTTAACTTTGTTTAATCCGTCTTCGCCGTCTTGCGCTTCCACTACTTCCCAATCTTCTTTTTCTAATAATCGTCTCATCATTTTACGGGTGGTTTCATCATCGTCGATGATCATGATGGTTTTTTCAGAAAAGGTGTTATATTTATCTAAAATAGTTTTGAGTTGATTTTGATTTAAGGGTTTGGTCAAATAATCTGTAGCACCTAGTGTATAACCCATCGTTCGATCGCTCAAGAAAGTTGCCATAATCACTGGAATAGAGGATAATTCGGAGTCTGCTTTTAGTTCACTCAAAACAGACCAACCATCAATTTTAGGCATCACCACGTCTAAAATAATGACGTTAGGTTGAATTTTTCGAGCTAACTGTAGAGCTTCGGAAGGGTCTGTAGTAGAAGTAATCTCAAAATTGCCGTTGGCTAAATAGCGAGAGATGACATCATGGGTACTTATATCATCGTCTATGACGAGGATTTTTTTCGTTTGTTGTAGGTTGGAATTATCTTGAGTCTTTTCGGTCATAACTTGTGTTACTTCTGATTTGATGTCTTTAACTTCGGAGGGAAGATGAATCGTAAATGTAGTTCCTTTTCCTTCTTCGCTGTCAAGGAGAATGTAACCTCCCATCATTTCGGTAAATTTTTTGGTGATGGTTAAGCCTAAACCAGTGCCACCATATTTTCTGGTAGTAGAAGCATCTGCCTGAGAAAAGGCATTGAATAATTTAGCCTGTTGTTGCGGATTCATACCAATACCAGTATCTTTGATCTCAAATCTAATCCATTCTTGAGTTTCTTTAAGGTATCGATCGATCGTCATAGTAATAGTACCATTTTGAGTAAATTTACTGGCATTACTCAACAAATTAAAGGTATTTTGACGAATTTTAGTTACATCCGCCGTCATAAATCCTAAATCATCGGGATAATGAACTTCAAGGGTATTATTATTTTTCTCAATTAAGGGTTGAATCGTAATCACAATTTCTTGAATTATTTTATTTAATTCAAAATGTTCCAAGTACAGTTCCATTTTTCCTGCTTCAATTTTAGAAATATCTAAAATGTCATTGATTAAGCCTAATAAATGTTTTCCAGCGCCCTGTATTTTTTTCAAATCTTCCACAAATTCTTCTTCCCCCATGTCTTCGGCTTCTTCCTGCAATAACTCTCCATAACCAATAATGGCATTTAAAGGAGTGCGTAATTCGTGACTCATATTCGCCAAAAAAGAGCTTTTTGCCTGATTTGCTTCTTCGGCAATTTCCTTCGCTTTTTCTAATTCTTGAGTGCGTTTTTTGACTCTACTTTCTAATTCTTCATTATTTTTTGCTAAAGAATTAAAGGACATTTGTAATTTTTGAGCCATGTAGTTGAATAAAAATGCTAAATGCCCTAACTCATCTTTGCGATTAACTTCAATCTGAAAATCTAAGTTTCCATCCGCCACAATTTCTGTGGCTGACATTAATTCTTTGAGGGGTTTTTCAATGTCTTTTTTTATTAAGGAGTAGATGATAAAAATAATGGCGGTTAAAGATAAAAGCCCCACTACAACCATGCTTCTAGCAATCATAAATACTTGAGAATTTAGCCATGATTGAGGTACGATCGTCACCCAATACCAATCGGGTCCGTCTATGTGACTGACAACGTAATACTCTTGATTTTTTTTACTATGAACTACCACAGAAGGCGTAATAGGACCGTCAATATCAATGGATTTCATCAGTTTCAAATACACTTCCCAATCGTAACCTCTGGGAATGTTCTTGTCGATC
This window contains:
- a CDS encoding response regulator; protein product: MNKKNLKNPNSQKSKSKPIFYESLTRKTLIKTFIWVGIITLIFNGLGFLYLIRKVKENTIKNVQTYTNVVVKKESEIFLQAEINNNAMKKILIRELNNPTFQYRDKFDDIVEKRNDGTIRNILPFNYEYVPGVFLGKNVIINEEIKERIVDFFDIVKSYGLSWQLNFVNTYIQIPENGIVIYMPSYPWTEKAESDKIVTTDESFQITTKKNNPQRKTVWTSIYYDATQDNWMVSSVTPIDNPQGEHIGTIGHDILIQELQTSTLQEKINGTENIIFDRKGRFIVHPDLMKEIKESDGNISINDMIDKNIPRGYDWEVYLKLMKSIDIDGPITPSVVVHSKKNQEYYVVSHIDGPDWYWVTIVPQSWLNSQVFMIARSMVVVGLLSLTAIIFIIYSLIKKDIEKPLKELMSATEIVADGNLDFQIEVNRKDELGHLAFLFNYMAQKLQMSFNSLAKNNEELESRVKKRTQELEKAKEIAEEANQAKSSFLANMSHELRTPLNAIIGYGELLQEEAEDMGEEEFVEDLKKIQGAGKHLLGLINDILDISKIEAGKMELYLEHFELNKIIQEIVITIQPLIEKNNNTLEVHYPDDLGFMTADVTKIRQNTFNLLSNASKFTQNGTITMTIDRYLKETQEWIRFEIKDTGIGMNPQQQAKLFNAFSQADASTTRKYGGTGLGLTITKKFTEMMGGYILLDSEEGKGTTFTIHLPSEVKDIKSEVTQVMTEKTQDNSNLQQTKKILVIDDDISTHDVISRYLANGNFEITSTTDPSEALQLARKIQPNVIILDVVMPKIDGWSVLSELKADSELSSIPVIMATFLSDRTMGYTLGATDYLTKPLNQNQLKTILDKYNTFSEKTIMIIDDDETTRKMMRRLLEKEDWEVVEAQDGEDGLNKVKIHAPQLILLDLMMPKIDGFQFVNLLRQNLEWAKIPVIIITAKDLSEQERQNLNHYAQDIIKKGAYDRQRLLQEIHSLIEKATS